Proteins found in one Micrococcales bacterium genomic segment:
- a CDS encoding DUF86 domain-containing protein yields the protein MRNLIAHKYEVVDPVIVWNTLAHESPVDAVAIQAILEG from the coding sequence ATGCGCAACCTCATCGCTCACAAGTACGAGGTCGTGGACCCCGTTATCGTCTGGAACACCCTGGCACACGAATCGCCGGTCGATGCTGTTGCCATCCAAGCCATCCTCGAGGGATAG
- a CDS encoding DUF4194 domain-containing protein, with protein sequence MDEPRIAEAAVPLLKGVVYADSHPAAWNALLTIPNQVRDHLSALGVEVMIDESEGYAFLRNAPADPDGPDLPRLVSRRPLTYRVSLLIVLLRRRLLELDGQGDQTRLIITRDEAVELVRTYHPARSNEAKLADEVEADLRKLAELGFTRSLRDQPHTYEVRRIIKAFVDAQWLADFHEQLQQYLVAGSRA encoded by the coding sequence ATGGATGAGCCGAGGATCGCCGAGGCGGCCGTGCCGCTGCTCAAAGGGGTCGTCTACGCCGACTCGCACCCGGCTGCGTGGAACGCCCTGCTGACCATCCCCAACCAGGTGCGCGACCACCTGTCGGCGCTCGGCGTCGAGGTGATGATCGACGAGTCCGAGGGCTACGCCTTCCTTCGCAACGCACCCGCCGATCCGGACGGACCCGACCTGCCGCGGCTCGTCTCCCGCCGGCCGCTGACCTACCGGGTGAGCCTGCTGATCGTGCTGCTGCGCCGACGACTGCTGGAGTTGGACGGCCAAGGCGACCAGACCCGCTTGATCATCACCCGGGACGAGGCCGTGGAACTGGTCCGCACCTACCACCCGGCACGTTCCAACGAGGCGAAACTGGCCGACGAGGTGGAGGCTGATCTGCGCAAGCTCGCCGAACTGGGGTTCACCCGTTCCCTGCGCGACCAGCCCCACACCTACGAGGTGCGCCGTATCATCAAGGCCTTCGTCGACGCCCAGTGGCTGGCGGACTTCCACGAGCAGTTGCAGCAGTACCTCGTCGCGGGGAGCCGGGCATGA
- a CDS encoding DUF3375 domain-containing protein, with the protein MPMDHDGLVALRQHHPAWQLLRADNAPLVATVLHRIFVAENARTISRTALAEALDDDLHRLRLEDPGAYPKDALAYLADWSAPERGWLRKFYPENSDVPHFDLTPAAEKALAWLGSLGERSFVGTESRLMTMYALLEQMVEGTQADPAERIRALEQRRDAIDAEIERIRAGEIQMLDDTGLRDRYQQFTATARALLSDFREVEENFRMLDRTVREKIAAWQGPRGQLLDQVLGERDAIADSDQGVSFAAFWNFLMSSQRQDDFDRMLESVLAQPALNGADQQMRYVVSDWLKAGDAVQRTVAHLSRQLRRFLDDQAYLQNRRIAELIREIEAAALNVRDGHPPGAFAEIPGVRADVSMPMSRPLHDASDPVHLAEVEVVEADDEVELDALFNYFMVDTTRLRSAIDESLQDADQVTLRGVIETHGLPQGLAELVNYLKLADDDPRGAFVDDGTETISWTADDRQVAADIPTVIFVRNADG; encoded by the coding sequence GTGCCGATGGACCACGACGGCCTCGTGGCACTGCGCCAGCACCACCCTGCCTGGCAACTGCTGAGGGCGGACAACGCCCCCCTGGTCGCGACCGTCCTGCACCGCATCTTCGTGGCGGAGAACGCCCGCACCATCTCCCGGACCGCACTGGCCGAGGCGCTCGACGACGACCTGCACCGGCTCCGACTGGAGGACCCCGGCGCGTACCCGAAGGACGCACTGGCCTACCTCGCGGACTGGTCGGCGCCTGAGCGCGGCTGGCTGCGCAAGTTCTATCCGGAGAACTCCGACGTGCCCCACTTCGACCTGACCCCGGCGGCGGAGAAGGCGCTGGCGTGGCTCGGGTCGCTGGGCGAGCGGTCATTCGTCGGAACCGAGTCGCGCCTGATGACGATGTACGCGCTGCTGGAGCAGATGGTCGAGGGCACGCAGGCCGATCCGGCCGAGCGCATCCGGGCCCTCGAGCAGCGCCGCGACGCGATCGACGCGGAGATCGAGCGGATTCGCGCCGGTGAGATCCAGATGCTGGATGACACCGGCCTGCGTGACCGCTACCAGCAGTTCACCGCGACCGCGCGCGCCCTCCTCAGCGACTTCAGGGAGGTCGAGGAGAACTTTCGCATGCTGGACCGCACCGTTCGGGAGAAGATCGCCGCTTGGCAGGGTCCGCGTGGGCAACTGCTGGATCAGGTACTCGGGGAGCGCGACGCGATCGCCGACTCTGACCAGGGCGTGAGCTTCGCGGCGTTCTGGAACTTCCTGATGTCCTCGCAAAGGCAGGACGACTTCGACCGCATGCTGGAATCCGTCCTGGCCCAACCCGCCCTGAACGGCGCCGACCAGCAGATGCGTTACGTGGTCAGCGACTGGTTGAAGGCCGGTGACGCCGTGCAGCGCACCGTCGCGCACCTGTCCCGGCAGTTGCGGCGCTTCCTCGACGACCAGGCCTACCTGCAGAACCGCCGCATCGCCGAACTCATCAGGGAGATCGAAGCGGCTGCGCTGAACGTCCGGGACGGCCACCCTCCGGGGGCGTTCGCAGAGATCCCCGGAGTGCGCGCGGACGTGTCGATGCCCATGTCCAGGCCCCTGCACGACGCCTCTGACCCCGTGCACTTGGCGGAGGTGGAGGTGGTCGAGGCCGACGACGAGGTCGAGCTCGACGCCCTGTTCAACTACTTCATGGTCGACACGACGCGGTTGCGCAGCGCGATCGACGAATCGCTGCAGGACGCCGACCAGGTGACGCTGCGCGGGGTGATCGAGACCCACGGGCTGCCGCAGGGCCTGGCCGAACTGGTCAACTACCTCAAACTCGCCGACGACGACCCGCGGGGTGCCTTTGTCGACGACGGCACCGAGACAATCTCCTGGACAGCAGACGACCGGCAGGTGGCGGCGGACATTCCCACCGTGATCTTCGTGAGGAACGCCGATGGATGA
- a CDS encoding sulfide/dihydroorotate dehydrogenase-like FAD/NAD-binding protein, whose amino-acid sequence MTAELDQAGGATSTLDHQVELLRRRLQSDPRAFREVFISEGMQAVAWEFQQPDLGEEFTRSLWEMLLRGDDSSTVVMRFVWNLPLSGKRKFIRAIDAHLSDRYPMFAGLSQGWPAQNAIEPYVRDADSRAVDFGLVNRGFLGYLEQGYTQREVDLLVWLEVLRDKQCEEKPCELGEFLAGCREPTGGCPVSIHIPQVIELIGKNQFREALELMESSNPLPDVTGRVCPQELQCQGACIQKLPIAIGQLEWYLPEREKLVDPEATQRRFAGVRDPWERATHPPVAIIGSGPSGLINAYLLAAQGFPVTVFEAFHALGGVLRYGIPEFRLPNELIDDVVAKIRLLGGRFVMNFVVGKTATLQDLRDAGFARIFVGTGAGLPRFMNIPGEHLLNVMSANEFLTRVNLMQGLRPDYETPLPPTDGKQVLVIGGGNTAMDAARTARRLGGHVTIVYRRTQAEMPARVEEQHHALEEGIVFEELRSPVEFLGDDRGFVTTAVLDQMELGAPDDSGRRRPVSTGRTASRRADLVIMALGNAANPIIKDSEPRLETSAWGTINLDHKGSQETTLPGVYTGGDAARGGSTAILAAGDGQAAAREILAIDDLSPQIIRESVQRASAYTELAATEATILGKADLSDGIVEFTVRAPLIARSARAGQFVRVLPQPDGELIPLTLADWDAEEGSICLVVQGVGTSSIEINRMAVGDAFTGIAGPLGRPSDVHAHDPDATVVFTAGGLGLPPVYPIMREHLRVGNHVTLISGFRSADLMFWAQAYERIGLLQAEFGDRLDVVYTTNDGSFGVPGFVTGPLEEMLQAQSRAEGRRVAEVVTIGPPLMMRAVSDLCRGYETPCVASLNSIMVDATGMCGACMVPVLIDGKPVRKHACIDGPEIDSHIIEWDKFLPRFNQFSAQEQASRARHGLV is encoded by the coding sequence ATGACCGCCGAACTCGACCAGGCCGGCGGCGCCACCAGCACACTCGACCACCAGGTGGAGTTGCTGCGCAGGCGGTTGCAGAGCGATCCGCGGGCCTTCCGCGAGGTGTTCATCTCCGAAGGCATGCAGGCGGTGGCTTGGGAGTTCCAGCAGCCCGACCTGGGTGAGGAGTTCACCCGCAGCCTGTGGGAGATGCTGCTGCGCGGCGACGACAGCAGCACGGTCGTGATGCGGTTCGTGTGGAACCTGCCCCTGTCGGGCAAGCGCAAGTTCATCCGGGCCATCGATGCCCACCTGTCGGACCGCTACCCGATGTTCGCCGGGCTGTCGCAGGGGTGGCCGGCCCAGAACGCGATCGAGCCCTACGTCCGCGACGCCGACAGCCGGGCCGTGGACTTCGGCCTGGTCAACCGCGGCTTCCTCGGCTACCTGGAGCAGGGCTACACCCAGCGCGAGGTGGACCTGCTGGTGTGGCTCGAGGTGCTGCGCGACAAGCAGTGCGAGGAGAAGCCGTGCGAGCTCGGGGAGTTCCTCGCCGGGTGCCGGGAACCCACGGGTGGCTGCCCGGTGTCCATCCACATCCCGCAGGTCATCGAGCTGATCGGCAAGAACCAGTTCCGCGAGGCGCTGGAGCTGATGGAGTCCAGCAACCCGCTGCCCGACGTCACCGGCCGGGTGTGCCCGCAGGAACTGCAGTGCCAGGGGGCGTGCATCCAGAAGCTGCCCATCGCGATCGGCCAGCTCGAGTGGTACCTGCCGGAGCGGGAGAAGCTGGTCGACCCGGAGGCGACGCAGCGCCGGTTCGCCGGGGTGCGCGACCCGTGGGAACGGGCGACCCACCCGCCGGTGGCGATCATCGGCTCCGGGCCGTCCGGGCTCATCAACGCCTACCTGCTCGCCGCGCAAGGGTTCCCGGTCACCGTCTTCGAGGCGTTCCATGCACTCGGCGGGGTGCTGCGCTACGGCATCCCCGAGTTCCGTCTGCCCAACGAGTTGATCGACGACGTCGTCGCCAAGATCCGGCTGCTGGGCGGCCGGTTCGTGATGAACTTCGTGGTCGGCAAGACCGCCACCCTGCAGGACCTGCGCGACGCCGGATTCGCGCGGATCTTCGTGGGTACCGGCGCCGGCTTGCCCCGCTTCATGAACATCCCCGGCGAGCACCTGCTCAACGTCATGTCGGCCAACGAGTTCCTCACCAGGGTCAACCTGATGCAGGGGTTGCGCCCCGACTACGAGACCCCGCTACCGCCAACCGACGGCAAGCAGGTCCTGGTCATCGGCGGCGGCAACACCGCGATGGACGCCGCCCGGACCGCCCGCCGGCTCGGCGGCCACGTCACCATCGTCTACCGCCGCACCCAGGCCGAGATGCCTGCGCGGGTCGAGGAGCAGCACCACGCCCTCGAGGAGGGCATCGTCTTCGAGGAGTTGCGCTCACCGGTGGAGTTCCTGGGCGATGACCGCGGGTTCGTCACGACCGCCGTCCTCGACCAGATGGAGCTCGGGGCGCCCGACGACTCCGGCCGCCGCCGCCCGGTGTCCACCGGCCGCACGGCATCCAGGCGCGCCGATCTCGTCATCATGGCCCTGGGCAACGCGGCCAATCCGATCATCAAGGACTCCGAGCCGCGGCTGGAGACGTCGGCCTGGGGCACGATCAACCTCGACCACAAGGGCTCGCAGGAGACCACGCTGCCCGGCGTGTACACCGGCGGCGACGCCGCCCGTGGGGGGTCGACGGCGATCCTGGCGGCCGGGGATGGCCAGGCCGCCGCGCGGGAGATCCTCGCCATCGACGACCTCTCCCCGCAGATCATCCGGGAATCCGTGCAACGCGCGAGCGCCTACACCGAGCTCGCCGCCACCGAGGCGACCATCCTGGGGAAGGCCGACCTCAGCGACGGCATCGTCGAGTTCACCGTCCGCGCACCGCTGATCGCCAGGTCGGCGCGGGCCGGGCAGTTCGTGCGCGTCCTCCCGCAGCCCGACGGCGAACTCATCCCGCTGACGCTGGCCGACTGGGACGCCGAGGAGGGCAGCATCTGCCTGGTCGTGCAGGGGGTCGGCACGAGCAGCATCGAGATCAACCGGATGGCCGTGGGCGACGCCTTCACGGGGATCGCCGGTCCACTCGGGCGCCCCAGCGACGTCCACGCGCACGACCCCGACGCCACGGTGGTCTTCACCGCCGGTGGCCTGGGCCTGCCGCCGGTCTATCCGATCATGCGCGAGCACCTGCGGGTCGGGAACCACGTGACGCTGATCTCCGGGTTCCGCAGCGCCGATCTCATGTTCTGGGCGCAAGCCTACGAGCGGATCGGGCTGTTGCAGGCGGAGTTCGGCGACCGGCTCGACGTCGTCTACACCACCAACGACGGCTCGTTCGGCGTTCCGGGCTTCGTCACCGGGCCGCTGGAGGAGATGCTGCAGGCACAGTCACGGGCGGAAGGGCGGCGCGTGGCCGAGGTTGTGACCATCGGCCCGCCGTTGATGATGCGTGCGGTCAGCGACCTGTGCCGCGGCTACGAGACCCCTTGCGTGGCCAGCCTGAACTCCATCATGGTCGACGCGACCGGGATGTGCGGCGCCTGCATGGTGCCGGTGCTCATCGACGGCAAGCCCGTGCGCAAGCACGCGTGCATCGACGGTCCCGAGATCGACTCGCACATCATCGAGTGGGACAAGTTCCTGCCGCGCTTCAACCAGTTCAGCGCCCAGGAGCAGGCCAGCCGCGCCCGTCACGGCCTGGTCTGA
- a CDS encoding 2-oxoacid:acceptor oxidoreductase family protein: MSESNTTTRPEERSPAGETAVGDADVPPTIEHPPYPGQPVVIHGNGAIAHVMRHVCGGVIGYPITPSTEISELFEAARAEGGVNVWGKHPFFFEPEGEHSAQSGALGAALTGGQFISNASSSQGILYAMESHYVTVGKKIGGFVLQVAARVVSKHSLNVMAGHDDVYALLSAGYTILFGSNPQEAADLAAISYRTSALSLIPVANAMDGFATSHMLSEASLPEPELLREYLGDPAGRIKSPTVAQDVLFGAKGRVFQLTQYLQRHRDDFRPADLAALGAHIDEVADQVEHDNAGDLIEHTLPFVPEELHGQWRRQWLNAHEKGTRQLVPALVDVNTPGLTGPVQNQPDFQAGAADHRTHFANAVPELTRQAMAEYSALTGRTYSPVMAYDCEDADYIMVGLGSITDDVRAVLPVLRERGMKVGVVSVKLLQPFPEAEFIEAIAGAKAITVLERSDQTAMTGLVTQALFRAAANAVEDRHDGIPALAAQPRLTTAIFGLGGHDVQPRHIIAAFEQMAEPDSAPLIYLGSQFFAKGASAQMAEVQDRLRSAYPETELMALQTKPNPVLLPPSAIRIRFHSVGGYGTIATGKLLTDILAGVLGMHSKSAPKYGSEKSGAPTNYYITLSPEPVLLTNAELEDVEVVVSPDHRAFYHANPLKGLVEGGTFILQSDLSPEDVWRELPRHARRTIRDRRIRFLVVDAFSVAKRNAPTEDLETRMMGIAFIGAVVGHVDRVSGGASEDAIAEKVRAQIVKKFGGKGDAVVQGNMAVIREGMAATQVVEYDTPLFLAIDEDPPVAIRHSVAPSAEMCATAASTVGLFDPAYYEDATARPFREGTIGEAPVLPGAGLFMPAGTAAAKDKGLFRRTVPAFDFATCTGCMECALACPDAAIPNVVHEIHDLILTGIKALDITEPQREALRTHVYTLSEQVREAYRQDKTARPFDEVVAEVGSGIDWGQPTLRRNFDLLVAKLATYPVARTRPFFDAMEGSVAGTGALFSATVDPWKCTGCLECIDVCGPGALTALDEDADVLGTLQDRFEFMTTLPNTPSRFLEDSTNADGDLKRLMLDRANFYSTTGGHGACRGCGEVTAIRLVMATSHALADDRRRAHIRELDELVTALHDKLNTVDDAERCRRIEDALATLETRLYLYEGGPTGNGPSPVVVANATGCSSVYASTMPYNSYSDPWVNSLFQDSSPLAKGIFEGISAQMTADVRALRIAALELEDAYDPARHERELRTLSWEKFRPEELALLPTILSIGGDGASYDIGFGAMSRILASDTPVKMLVLDSGAYSNTGGQASTSSFTGQDSDLARFGGSHSGKHEARKELALLASFHPHVYACSTSTAFHGHFLQTTLEYLEYRTAPAVMNVYTPCGSEHGIPESSSNARARMAVESRMHPLFVHDPRRGSTMHEWFSIEGNPDADKTWTTKTIEYLDDEGALQLLTTPLTPAEFALGEVRFKKQFRKLAPDEEASAVPIDEYVELPAEQRAEHLPFIYATDDDRHLIKVACSHGIVSLVEDRRRYWQTLQYLSGVHEAQLTALHRADLEQLGAKYEEAATARESSLDDIARAMSELATSSRAPAGAGGGLLAPADASTAAPAEATPAAETSHGPVWLDPADEGLCNDCGTCYQELPQFFAKTTVVIDGEARVIARMIPGAADSVEVTPEIAKRIDRVRANCDAEIIR; the protein is encoded by the coding sequence ATGAGCGAGAGCAACACGACTACACGGCCCGAGGAGCGCTCCCCGGCCGGCGAAACCGCGGTGGGGGACGCCGACGTCCCCCCGACCATCGAGCACCCGCCCTACCCAGGGCAGCCGGTGGTGATCCACGGCAACGGAGCGATCGCCCACGTGATGCGCCATGTGTGCGGTGGTGTCATCGGCTACCCGATCACCCCCTCGACGGAGATCTCGGAACTCTTCGAGGCGGCCCGGGCCGAGGGCGGCGTGAACGTGTGGGGCAAGCACCCCTTCTTCTTCGAACCAGAGGGCGAGCACTCCGCCCAGAGCGGCGCGCTCGGGGCGGCGCTGACCGGCGGCCAGTTCATCTCCAACGCCTCGTCGAGCCAGGGCATCCTCTACGCGATGGAGTCACACTACGTGACCGTCGGTAAGAAGATCGGGGGCTTCGTGCTCCAGGTCGCCGCCCGGGTGGTCTCCAAGCACTCCCTGAACGTCATGGCCGGCCACGACGACGTGTACGCGCTGCTGTCGGCCGGCTACACGATCCTGTTCGGCTCCAACCCGCAGGAGGCCGCCGACCTGGCCGCGATCAGCTACCGGACCTCCGCGCTGTCACTGATCCCGGTGGCCAACGCCATGGACGGGTTCGCCACCAGCCACATGCTGAGCGAGGCCTCGCTGCCGGAACCGGAACTGCTCCGCGAGTACCTCGGAGACCCCGCGGGCCGGATCAAGAGCCCGACCGTGGCGCAGGACGTGCTGTTCGGCGCCAAGGGCCGCGTGTTCCAGTTGACCCAGTACCTGCAACGCCACCGCGACGACTTCCGGCCGGCTGACCTGGCTGCGCTGGGCGCCCACATCGACGAGGTCGCCGATCAGGTCGAACACGACAACGCGGGCGACCTGATCGAGCACACGCTGCCGTTCGTGCCCGAGGAGTTGCACGGTCAGTGGCGGCGGCAGTGGCTCAACGCCCACGAGAAGGGCACCCGCCAGCTCGTGCCGGCCCTCGTCGACGTCAACACCCCGGGGCTGACCGGTCCGGTCCAGAACCAGCCCGACTTCCAGGCCGGCGCCGCCGACCACCGGACCCACTTCGCCAACGCGGTGCCCGAGCTCACCCGGCAGGCGATGGCGGAGTACTCCGCGCTCACCGGACGCACGTACTCGCCGGTGATGGCCTACGACTGCGAGGACGCCGACTACATCATGGTCGGACTCGGCTCGATCACCGACGACGTGCGGGCCGTCCTGCCTGTGCTGCGCGAGCGCGGGATGAAGGTCGGCGTGGTGTCGGTGAAGCTCCTGCAACCGTTCCCGGAGGCCGAGTTCATCGAAGCCATCGCAGGCGCAAAGGCGATCACCGTGCTGGAGCGCTCGGACCAGACCGCGATGACCGGCCTGGTCACCCAGGCCCTGTTCCGGGCAGCGGCCAACGCCGTCGAGGACCGCCACGACGGCATCCCGGCACTGGCTGCACAACCGCGGCTGACCACCGCCATCTTCGGCCTCGGCGGCCACGACGTGCAGCCGCGCCACATCATCGCCGCGTTCGAGCAGATGGCCGAGCCGGACAGCGCACCCCTGATCTACCTGGGTTCGCAGTTCTTCGCCAAGGGCGCCTCCGCGCAGATGGCCGAGGTGCAGGACCGGCTGCGGTCGGCCTACCCGGAGACCGAATTGATGGCTTTGCAGACCAAGCCCAATCCGGTGCTGCTGCCGCCGAGCGCGATCCGGATCCGGTTCCACTCCGTCGGGGGCTACGGCACCATCGCCACCGGCAAACTGCTCACCGACATCCTCGCCGGTGTGCTGGGCATGCATTCGAAGTCCGCGCCGAAGTACGGCTCGGAGAAGAGCGGCGCACCCACCAATTACTACATCACGCTGAGCCCGGAACCGGTTCTGCTCACCAACGCCGAACTCGAGGACGTCGAGGTCGTCGTGTCGCCGGACCACCGGGCGTTCTACCACGCGAACCCTCTGAAGGGCCTGGTCGAGGGCGGCACGTTCATCCTGCAGTCCGACCTGTCACCAGAGGACGTGTGGCGGGAGTTGCCCCGCCATGCCCGCCGCACGATCCGCGACCGGCGGATCCGCTTCCTGGTCGTCGACGCCTTCAGCGTGGCCAAGCGCAACGCCCCCACCGAGGACCTGGAGACCCGCATGATGGGCATCGCGTTCATCGGCGCGGTGGTCGGCCACGTCGACCGGGTGTCTGGCGGCGCCTCCGAGGACGCCATCGCTGAGAAGGTCCGCGCCCAGATCGTGAAGAAGTTCGGTGGCAAGGGCGACGCGGTCGTCCAGGGCAACATGGCGGTCATCCGCGAGGGCATGGCAGCCACCCAGGTCGTCGAGTACGACACCCCCTTGTTCCTCGCCATCGACGAGGACCCGCCGGTGGCCATCCGGCACAGCGTGGCACCCTCTGCCGAGATGTGCGCCACCGCCGCGAGCACCGTCGGGCTGTTCGACCCCGCGTACTACGAGGACGCCACCGCGCGGCCCTTCCGCGAGGGCACGATCGGCGAGGCGCCCGTGCTACCCGGGGCCGGGCTGTTCATGCCCGCGGGAACAGCAGCCGCCAAGGACAAGGGCCTGTTCCGGCGCACCGTGCCCGCGTTCGACTTCGCCACCTGCACCGGGTGCATGGAGTGCGCCCTGGCCTGCCCGGACGCCGCGATCCCCAACGTGGTGCACGAGATCCACGACCTGATCCTGACCGGGATCAAGGCACTCGACATCACCGAGCCGCAGCGAGAGGCGCTGCGCACACACGTCTACACCCTGTCCGAGCAGGTGCGCGAGGCCTACCGGCAGGACAAGACCGCGCGGCCGTTCGACGAGGTCGTCGCCGAGGTGGGCTCCGGCATCGACTGGGGGCAGCCCACCCTTCGGCGCAACTTCGACCTGCTGGTCGCGAAACTCGCCACCTACCCGGTGGCCCGCACACGGCCGTTCTTCGACGCGATGGAAGGCTCGGTGGCCGGCACCGGGGCGTTGTTCTCGGCGACGGTCGACCCGTGGAAGTGCACCGGGTGCCTGGAGTGCATCGACGTGTGCGGCCCCGGGGCCCTGACCGCGCTCGATGAGGACGCCGACGTCCTCGGGACCCTGCAGGACCGGTTCGAGTTCATGACCACACTGCCGAACACGCCGTCGCGGTTCCTCGAGGACTCGACCAATGCCGACGGCGATCTCAAGCGGCTCATGCTCGACCGGGCCAACTTCTACTCCACGACCGGTGGCCACGGTGCCTGCCGCGGCTGCGGTGAGGTCACCGCGATCCGGCTCGTGATGGCCACCAGCCATGCGCTGGCCGACGATCGCCGGCGGGCGCACATCCGGGAACTCGACGAACTAGTGACGGCGTTGCACGACAAACTCAACACCGTCGACGACGCCGAGCGGTGCCGGCGGATCGAGGACGCGCTCGCGACGCTGGAGACCCGGCTGTACCTCTACGAGGGCGGCCCCACGGGCAACGGCCCGTCCCCGGTCGTCGTGGCGAACGCCACCGGGTGCAGCAGCGTCTACGCCTCGACCATGCCTTACAACTCCTACAGTGACCCGTGGGTGAACAGTCTGTTCCAGGACAGTTCCCCGCTGGCCAAGGGGATCTTCGAGGGGATTTCGGCGCAGATGACCGCGGACGTCCGGGCCCTGCGCATCGCCGCCCTCGAGCTCGAGGATGCCTACGACCCGGCACGCCACGAGCGCGAGTTGCGCACGCTGTCATGGGAGAAGTTCCGCCCTGAGGAACTCGCCCTGCTGCCGACGATCCTGTCGATCGGCGGCGACGGCGCCAGCTACGACATCGGGTTCGGCGCGATGTCCCGGATCCTGGCCAGCGACACCCCGGTCAAGATGCTGGTCCTGGACTCGGGCGCGTACTCCAACACCGGTGGCCAGGCGTCCACGTCGAGTTTCACCGGGCAGGACTCCGACCTCGCCCGCTTCGGCGGCTCGCACTCCGGCAAGCACGAGGCGCGCAAGGAACTCGCCCTGCTCGCCTCCTTCCACCCCCACGTGTACGCCTGCTCGACCAGCACGGCGTTCCACGGGCACTTCCTGCAGACGACCCTGGAGTACCTGGAGTACCGGACGGCGCCGGCGGTCATGAACGTCTACACCCCCTGCGGGTCCGAGCACGGCATCCCGGAATCGTCGTCGAACGCGCGGGCGCGGATGGCCGTCGAGAGCCGGATGCATCCGCTGTTCGTCCACGACCCGCGCCGCGGCTCGACCATGCACGAGTGGTTCTCCATCGAGGGCAACCCCGATGCGGACAAGACGTGGACCACCAAGACGATTGAGTACCTCGACGACGAGGGCGCTCTGCAACTGCTGACCACCCCGCTGACACCGGCCGAGTTCGCGCTGGGCGAGGTGCGGTTCAAGAAGCAGTTCCGGAAACTGGCGCCCGACGAGGAAGCCAGCGCTGTGCCCATCGACGAGTACGTGGAGTTGCCCGCCGAACAGCGCGCCGAGCACCTGCCCTTCATCTACGCCACCGACGACGACCGGCACCTGATCAAGGTCGCCTGCTCGCACGGCATCGTGTCGCTGGTCGAGGACCGGCGCCGGTACTGGCAGACCCTGCAGTACCTGTCCGGGGTCCATGAGGCGCAACTGACCGCGCTGCACCGAGCGGACCTCGAGCAGTTGGGCGCGAAGTACGAAGAGGCCGCCACCGCCCGCGAGAGCTCGCTGGACGACATCGCGCGGGCCATGTCCGAACTGGCGACGTCCAGCCGGGCACCGGCCGGGGCTGGTGGGGGACTCCTGGCGCCTGCCGACGCGAGCACCGCCGCACCGGCCGAGGCGACGCCGGCCGCCGAGACCTCGCACGGCCCGGTCTGGCTCGACCCCGCCGACGAGGGTTTGTGCAACGACTGCGGGACCTGCTACCAGGAACTGCCGCAGTTCTTCGCCAAGACCACCGTGGTCATCGACGGTGAGGCCAGGGTGATCGCCCGGATGATCCCCGGCGCTGCCGACTCCGTGGAGGTCACCCCCGAGATCGCCAAACGCATCGACCGGGTGCGCGCCAATTGTGACGCGGAGATCATCCGATGA
- a CDS encoding type II toxin-antitoxin system PrlF family antitoxin encodes MPTPIIEAESTLTDRYQTTIPEPVRRALGLGKRDALIYTVLDDGSVRISRANEDPTLAPFLVLLAEDIALHPEHLKVVPDSLLQRIDDLVGGMDVDLDAPLDEDD; translated from the coding sequence ATGCCCACCCCGATCATCGAGGCGGAGTCCACACTGACCGACCGCTATCAGACAACGATCCCTGAACCGGTTCGCCGTGCCCTCGGCCTGGGTAAGCGCGACGCTCTCATTTACACCGTGCTCGATGACGGCTCCGTGCGAATCTCCCGCGCCAACGAAGACCCCACACTTGCCCCGTTCCTCGTTCTGCTCGCAGAAGACATTGCCCTTCACCCCGAGCACCTGAAAGTCGTTCCCGATAGTCTGCTGCAACGTATCGACGACTTGGTTGGCGGAATGGACGTCGACCTTGACGCCCCGCTTGATGAAGACGATTGA
- a CDS encoding type II toxin-antitoxin system YhaV family toxin, translated as MGATGVVVNGWVIVAHPLFLAQVEALIAQVTAARERYPETYQRKPAAKRLAAIRKLAFNDIPSDPGHARYRLGNTMGGDYRFWRRAKFFERYRLFFRYHESERVIVLAWVNDSSSLRERGSKSDAYSVFESMLGRGKPPATWKELLAESQSAEPLAPPG; from the coding sequence ATGGGGGCCACGGGGGTTGTTGTCAACGGGTGGGTGATCGTCGCCCACCCGTTGTTCCTCGCGCAGGTGGAAGCGCTCATCGCGCAGGTGACAGCCGCGAGGGAGCGCTACCCCGAGACATACCAGCGAAAGCCTGCGGCCAAACGGTTGGCTGCCATCCGAAAACTCGCCTTCAACGACATCCCCTCCGACCCAGGCCACGCACGGTACCGGCTGGGTAACACGATGGGGGGCGACTACCGGTTCTGGCGTCGGGCCAAGTTCTTCGAGCGGTATCGCTTGTTCTTCCGGTACCACGAGAGCGAACGGGTGATCGTCCTTGCCTGGGTGAACGATTCGTCGTCTCTGCGGGAACGCGGTTCCAAGTCCGACGCCTACAGCGTGTTTGAAAGCATGCTGGGCCGCGGCAAGCCCCCCGCCACGTGGAAGGAACTCCTGGCTGAGTCGCAGTCAGCCGAACCCCTTGCGCCGCCGGGGTAA